Proteins from a single region of Noviherbaspirillum saxi:
- a CDS encoding sugar O-acetyltransferase, translating into MKTEKQKMIAGELYDPNDAQLVAERLRARDLLGRLNALADDDVETRTRLISELVAAKTDAFIQPPFFCDYGTNIALGKKVFMNFNCVILDVAPVHIGDFVLFGPAVQIYTATHPENAAERRQGLEGGKPVVIGADVWIGGGAILCPGVTVGARSIIGAGSVVTRDLPEDVVAVGNPCRVIRFLKI; encoded by the coding sequence ATGAAAACCGAAAAGCAAAAAATGATCGCGGGAGAACTTTACGATCCCAACGATGCGCAGCTCGTGGCGGAAAGACTTCGTGCGAGAGACTTGCTTGGAAGATTGAATGCGCTGGCCGACGACGATGTGGAAACGCGGACCAGGCTGATCAGCGAACTCGTAGCAGCCAAAACCGATGCCTTTATCCAGCCGCCGTTTTTCTGCGATTATGGGACCAATATCGCCCTGGGAAAGAAGGTTTTCATGAACTTCAATTGCGTCATTCTCGACGTGGCGCCGGTGCATATTGGGGACTTCGTATTGTTTGGGCCGGCTGTGCAGATATATACCGCAACCCATCCCGAAAATGCGGCCGAGCGGCGCCAAGGCCTGGAAGGCGGCAAACCCGTTGTCATCGGGGCCGATGTCTGGATCGGCGGCGGCGCCATTCTTTGCCCTGGCGTGACTGTCGGCGCAAGATCCATCATTGGGGCTGGCAGCGTCGTAACCAGGGATCTCCCCGAAGATGTCGTCGCCGTCGGCAACCCCTGCCGCGTGATTCGTTTCCTGAAAATATGA
- a CDS encoding DUF3597 domain-containing protein, with product MGVLSNIFSKIFPSSHAAPAQAPTNTAPAPEATAANQAAAPGVPPSAAAPAMSEVDVEAVLNGLAQKNPQKLNWRSSIVDLLKLLDLDNSLAARKELAQELNYTGDMSDSATMNIWLHKQVMNKLAANGGRVPADLKD from the coding sequence ATGGGCGTCCTTAGCAATATCTTCAGCAAGATCTTTCCGTCCTCTCATGCAGCACCGGCACAAGCACCAACGAATACTGCGCCAGCTCCGGAAGCCACTGCGGCAAATCAAGCGGCCGCACCGGGGGTGCCGCCTTCCGCCGCCGCTCCAGCCATGAGCGAAGTCGATGTGGAAGCGGTCCTCAACGGACTCGCGCAAAAAAATCCGCAAAAGCTGAACTGGCGCAGTTCAATTGTGGATTTGTTGAAGCTGCTCGATCTGGACAACAGCCTCGCGGCTCGCAAAGAACTCGCGCAAGAACTTAATTACACCGGTGATATGAGCGATTCCGCGACGATGAATATCTGGCTGCATAAACAAGTGATGAACAAGCTTGCCGCAAATGGCGGCAGGGTGCCGGCGGATTTGAAGGATTAG
- a CDS encoding caspase family protein, which translates to MMIGHVQQIDIEQLRLLLRRGWTRRINAIHLHHTWRPSQSHWAGAATMHAIDRFHGDVLGWQAAPAHLYLGPDGSIWTARNLDCPPASVAGHNGDLQDGPMAVALVGDFDHGRDTLCGKQEAVLHQVLAEICTGFLLGAETIRFPSEMISGRSSPGSGLNAELLRSKIRGRLQAQDAPAGRSPSSHARAYASHFGMPQDGTGWIPMQNAEPPNDLRQASYAWTGGATGGRDAREGFTPGDMEVFRRHVVNLQGGHLSSGGWYQTSEHDLDRLIADLDAWALTVGATPRIALIAHGGLVDEPVGLSMCLRDYQWWLGNGVYPVFFVWETGFIEVLLQGSRRELALQRREFFTDPFLEATLGPTIGRPTWDGIKASAFMASLPAGATGQAGGAALMAHKLVRWIRHFKDRQHKQVEVHAIGHSAGAIFHCHLLTLLAQLHAEAVNDQAAAPAIKTVNLLAPAARIDLFKATLLDQVGKSIGELSMFTMYQHEELRDDVIGLYRKSLLYFVRNACETPPYATPILGLEESIRADPHLNEFFGISGNARQAEVIWSPSVQISGRSASRAYAHGDFDNDAPTMNSVIRRILRLNDTDAIPVPHLGDGEREIKRASAMNIASLAPKPVSSELAGRGGRALCIGIDSYSTQPLSGCVADARASAVALEEWGFTVELLLDRDATRAAILARIAALLDSAGSGDMVVIQYAGHGTQFPNPDEPDGYNEVLVPYDYNNGEFILDDEVGSLLDQYRDRNLELVLFTDCCHCGTITRAAFDRQQPQRDRNSRYMKVPDNLMQAFLAKYTNADQIVGGRAIRKISRRGIGTVSGWELHYAACNDQQSAYEHGGRGDFTVELVKALAAARQRPSSYAELAATIARAFSGNALQSPGLNDPALKSGKLLFRHGVAQGGASMMKGGIAFPENGLLANPDDGNMAPVVTALRELSRRLDRLDEKIDRL; encoded by the coding sequence ATGATGATTGGCCACGTACAGCAAATCGATATCGAGCAGCTCAGACTATTACTGCGCCGAGGCTGGACAAGGCGCATCAACGCAATCCATCTTCATCACACCTGGCGACCCAGCCAATCGCACTGGGCCGGCGCCGCAACCATGCACGCCATCGATCGATTCCATGGCGACGTTCTCGGCTGGCAAGCTGCGCCCGCGCATTTGTATCTCGGACCGGATGGTTCGATCTGGACCGCGCGCAATCTCGACTGCCCTCCCGCGAGCGTAGCCGGACACAATGGCGACTTGCAGGACGGGCCGATGGCAGTCGCGCTGGTAGGCGATTTCGACCATGGTCGTGATACCTTGTGCGGCAAGCAGGAAGCCGTCTTGCATCAAGTCCTCGCGGAAATCTGCACGGGGTTTCTGCTTGGTGCAGAAACTATCAGGTTCCCTAGCGAGATGATATCGGGCCGGTCGTCGCCGGGATCTGGCCTGAATGCGGAGCTTCTCAGAAGCAAAATCAGGGGACGCTTGCAGGCGCAAGATGCACCGGCCGGTCGATCGCCTTCCAGTCATGCGCGTGCCTATGCTTCGCACTTCGGCATGCCGCAGGACGGCACTGGCTGGATACCGATGCAGAATGCTGAGCCGCCTAACGATCTGCGTCAGGCGTCCTATGCATGGACCGGAGGTGCAACCGGCGGCCGCGATGCCCGTGAAGGTTTTACTCCGGGCGACATGGAAGTTTTTCGCCGCCATGTCGTCAACCTCCAGGGCGGGCATCTCTCATCGGGGGGCTGGTACCAGACCTCGGAACACGACCTGGACCGCCTGATCGCCGATCTGGATGCATGGGCACTGACAGTGGGCGCGACGCCCCGTATTGCCCTGATTGCCCATGGCGGCCTGGTGGACGAGCCGGTAGGCCTGAGCATGTGTCTGAGGGATTACCAGTGGTGGCTGGGCAACGGCGTCTATCCTGTTTTTTTCGTATGGGAGACCGGATTTATTGAAGTGCTGCTGCAGGGTTCGAGGCGCGAACTCGCATTGCAGCGACGCGAGTTTTTTACCGATCCGTTTCTTGAAGCAACGCTTGGCCCGACTATCGGGCGACCGACCTGGGACGGCATCAAGGCGAGTGCCTTCATGGCTTCGCTGCCGGCAGGCGCAACGGGCCAGGCGGGCGGGGCGGCGCTGATGGCGCACAAGCTGGTCCGGTGGATCCGGCATTTCAAGGACAGGCAACACAAGCAGGTAGAAGTGCATGCGATTGGGCATAGCGCGGGCGCGATCTTTCACTGTCATTTGTTGACCCTGCTGGCACAGCTCCATGCGGAAGCCGTGAATGATCAGGCAGCGGCGCCGGCGATCAAAACCGTCAACCTGCTGGCGCCGGCCGCACGCATCGACTTGTTCAAGGCGACGCTACTGGACCAGGTCGGCAAGAGCATCGGCGAGTTGTCCATGTTTACCATGTATCAACATGAAGAGCTGCGGGACGATGTGATCGGTTTGTATCGCAAGTCACTGTTGTACTTCGTGCGCAATGCCTGCGAGACGCCGCCGTATGCGACACCCATCCTTGGGCTGGAAGAGTCGATCCGCGCCGATCCTCATCTGAACGAATTCTTCGGCATATCCGGTAATGCGCGACAGGCCGAAGTCATCTGGAGTCCGAGCGTGCAGATCTCCGGTCGAAGCGCCAGCCGCGCCTATGCGCACGGAGACTTCGACAATGATGCGCCGACAATGAATTCCGTCATCCGTAGAATTCTTCGTCTGAATGACACGGACGCCATTCCCGTTCCGCATTTGGGCGACGGAGAGCGGGAAATAAAGCGTGCGTCGGCGATGAACATCGCTTCCCTTGCCCCGAAGCCTGTATCGTCGGAGCTTGCGGGCCGGGGCGGACGCGCGCTGTGCATAGGCATCGATTCCTATAGCACGCAGCCGCTCTCGGGCTGCGTCGCCGATGCGCGCGCGTCCGCCGTGGCGCTGGAAGAATGGGGCTTTACTGTTGAATTGCTGCTTGATCGCGACGCGACGAGGGCCGCAATCCTTGCACGCATTGCCGCTTTGCTGGATAGCGCAGGAAGCGGCGACATGGTCGTGATCCAGTATGCCGGCCATGGAACCCAGTTTCCTAATCCGGATGAACCGGATGGCTATAACGAAGTGCTTGTTCCGTATGATTACAACAACGGCGAATTCATTCTCGACGATGAAGTGGGCAGCCTATTGGACCAGTATCGCGATCGCAACCTGGAACTGGTGCTGTTCACCGACTGCTGTCATTGCGGCACCATTACACGCGCGGCGTTTGACAGGCAACAGCCGCAGCGCGATAGAAACAGCCGTTACATGAAAGTGCCCGATAACCTGATGCAGGCATTTCTGGCAAAGTACACCAACGCGGATCAGATCGTTGGCGGCCGCGCCATCCGCAAGATTTCCAGACGGGGCATCGGCACTGTATCCGGCTGGGAGCTTCATTATGCGGCCTGTAACGATCAGCAATCCGCTTATGAGCACGGCGGACGCGGCGACTTTACGGTCGAGCTGGTCAAGGCGCTGGCAGCGGCCCGTCAAAGGCCAAGCAGCTATGCCGAACTGGCCGCCACTATCGCCAGGGCATTCAGCGGCAATGCGCTACAGAGTCCGGGGTTGAACGATCCCGCGCTGAAAAGCGGCAAGCTCTTGTTCAGGCATGGTGTAGCACAGGGCGGCGCATCGATGATGAAGGGCGGAATCGCCTTTCCCGAAAACGGACTGCTTGCCAATCCGGACGACGGCAATATGGCACCGGTAGTGACAGCCTTGCGCGAACTGTCACGACGGCTGGACAGGCTGGATGAAAAAATCGACAGGCTGTAG
- a CDS encoding RNA polymerase sigma factor: protein MQISSSLFEAAQAGDPDALNQLLLQLKPDIRRYARRQCHRSSVIEDVVQEALIVIYRRVGSVRTPAALAGWLITMITRLCMLPALMLMRGAEELTAVDETRYLASVPNDDLRLDLVRAIESLPAPYREIIILRDLEELTIHEASRRIGITREAAKSRLHRARAFLREYLIDGGVAK from the coding sequence ATGCAGATATCCAGCAGCCTTTTCGAAGCCGCGCAAGCAGGAGACCCCGACGCGCTGAACCAGCTACTGTTGCAGCTCAAGCCGGACATACGGCGCTACGCCCGGCGGCAATGCCACCGCTCTTCCGTCATCGAAGATGTGGTCCAGGAAGCGCTCATCGTGATTTACCGGCGCGTGGGCAGCGTACGCACTCCCGCCGCGCTTGCCGGCTGGCTCATCACGATGATCACCCGTCTCTGCATGCTGCCGGCACTGATGCTGATGCGCGGCGCCGAGGAGCTGACAGCCGTAGACGAGACCCGATATCTTGCCAGCGTGCCGAACGATGATTTGCGGCTCGATCTGGTACGTGCAATCGAGTCGCTGCCCGCGCCATACCGTGAAATCATTATTCTGCGGGATCTTGAAGAACTCACCATTCACGAGGCGTCCCGGCGCATTGGTATCACCCGGGAAGCCGCAAAAAGCCGTTTGCACCGGGCACGTGCCTTCTTGCGTGAATATCTGATTGATGGAGGAGTGGCTAAATGA
- a CDS encoding YgaP family membrane protein: MIYRKNVSGKERMGRLLAGVAMILCGLFGLQASLLGLLLAGAGAVSVLTAMFGYCPACAAAGRKPIGR, encoded by the coding sequence ATGATCTATCGTAAAAATGTAAGCGGAAAAGAGCGTATGGGCCGACTGCTAGCGGGCGTGGCAATGATTCTTTGCGGCTTGTTCGGCCTGCAGGCTTCGCTGCTGGGCCTCTTGCTTGCCGGCGCGGGCGCCGTCAGTGTGTTGACGGCGATGTTCGGGTATTGTCCTGCCTGCGCCGCTGCAGGGCGCAAACCCATAGGACGATAA
- a CDS encoding Fic family protein: MSSTSRLLKTVQESPAGLTLAELLTAHPDLPRRTAQRWISQLIGNGDITAVGEGRARRYFIARSMSPGTRQDIFPTYIPLSADSRDIVHYIDQPLEARKPVGYQPDFLNAYQPNKTWYLPEPLRRQLHKMGKTAQADAPAGTYSRAILNRLLIDLSWASSHLEGNTYSRLDTRELIEHGTAAHGKAAIETQMILNHKTAIELLVENIGTAEFNRYTLMNLHSALSENLLPNPADEGRIRQHAVDIGKSVYRPLSAPQQIDEALDVVLAKANHIVDPFEQSFFVLVHLPYLQPFADINKRTSRLAANLPLFRANFCPLTFLDVPEQAYSRAVLGLYEMTRIELLRDLYVWAYERSTQEYLAIKQDLAEPDPARLAYRDIIKQTIRDVVTRPETDALSLIRQAVKSAVPDPDRDNVQALIVEELRRLHEGVLARYGLRPSELAAWKSQQASEMSNDR, encoded by the coding sequence ATGTCGTCCACTTCCAGATTATTAAAGACAGTCCAGGAATCACCAGCCGGCTTGACGCTGGCTGAACTGCTGACCGCCCATCCGGACCTGCCGCGCCGTACTGCCCAGCGGTGGATCAGCCAGTTGATTGGGAACGGCGATATTACGGCAGTCGGCGAGGGGCGCGCCCGTCGGTATTTCATCGCTCGGTCGATGTCGCCTGGTACTCGGCAAGACATCTTCCCGACTTACATTCCCCTATCCGCCGATAGCCGAGATATCGTTCACTATATCGACCAGCCGCTTGAGGCGCGCAAACCTGTCGGTTACCAGCCTGACTTCCTCAACGCCTACCAACCGAACAAGACCTGGTATCTGCCCGAGCCGTTGCGGCGCCAGCTGCACAAGATGGGCAAGACCGCGCAAGCCGATGCCCCGGCCGGCACCTACAGCCGTGCGATCCTGAATCGTTTGCTGATCGATTTGTCGTGGGCATCAAGTCATCTGGAAGGCAATACGTATTCGCGCCTCGATACGCGCGAACTGATCGAACATGGCACGGCGGCGCATGGCAAGGCGGCGATTGAAACGCAGATGATCCTCAACCATAAGACCGCAATAGAGCTACTGGTAGAGAATATCGGAACCGCGGAATTCAACCGCTATACCCTGATGAATCTGCATAGCGCCCTGTCGGAAAACCTGCTTCCCAATCCCGCGGATGAAGGTCGCATTCGCCAGCATGCGGTGGATATCGGCAAGAGCGTATATCGTCCGCTATCGGCGCCGCAGCAGATCGATGAAGCACTCGATGTGGTTCTCGCCAAGGCTAACCACATCGTCGACCCGTTCGAGCAATCCTTTTTCGTGCTGGTGCATCTGCCCTATCTGCAGCCGTTCGCTGACATCAACAAGCGCACTTCACGCCTGGCCGCCAATCTTCCACTGTTTCGCGCCAACTTTTGCCCGCTCACCTTTCTTGACGTACCGGAGCAGGCATACAGCCGCGCAGTTCTCGGCCTCTACGAAATGACGCGGATTGAACTGCTGCGCGATCTTTATGTATGGGCCTATGAGCGATCGACCCAAGAGTACCTGGCCATCAAACAGGACCTTGCGGAGCCGGACCCCGCCCGGCTTGCCTATCGAGACATCATCAAGCAGACGATACGCGACGTTGTCACGCGACCGGAAACGGACGCCCTGTCGCTGATCCGGCAGGCAGTAAAATCTGCCGTACCCGATCCCGATCGCGACAATGTACAGGCCCTGATCGTCGAGGAACTGCGACGTCTGCATGAAGGCGTACTTGCCCGTTATGGCTTGCGACCTTCCGAACTCGCGGCGTGGAAATCGCAGCAAGCGTCGGAGATGTCTAATGACCGATAA
- a CDS encoding right-handed parallel beta-helix repeat-containing protein, protein MPSGIANGATLDLQCGRTYHGTLDLKGKSDITARTVGDCGNAVLTPGQVIAGWTRYQGNVFSAPVPFEVAQVIIADQPLTRAHWPSRAQTWAKASASDAGSLTYAMPNSDLVGATLVFKPYEWAVEARKITAYSASGMTLTSTGDINFDGYTLNGAVDFYVEGKLWMLDEPGEWALSNGRLYVWAPDGQSPEGRVWVSPNKDGIDATNAKNITLENLSIYGAANGINALGASNLSVNKTHIIHSSANGILNSGGTHLSVDATTIRNSRHDAIAVKWGGGNEVIRNSTIDASGTIGMPTNAHAAINLTAGRGALVQNNQVTNSGYIGIRVFRDAKVNSNTVDGACQVLTDCGGIFTSAPDRAALNTSIANNVIRNVGKAQRLAWAIYLGDYANGTSVTGNTVSDSGNGMEILNGYNNLIDGNNFSSSTQSHIQIVEAGTTATVRDNIFSNNRFTMTGSQEAYRISSDLGVNAVARFASYASNTYQSSSSIFANYNGEALNYAQWKQRTGQDGSSTFGTP, encoded by the coding sequence ATGCCAAGCGGTATCGCGAACGGCGCGACGCTCGATCTGCAATGCGGCAGGACCTATCATGGCACGCTCGACCTGAAGGGAAAGTCGGACATCACGGCAAGAACCGTAGGTGACTGCGGAAACGCCGTGCTCACGCCTGGTCAGGTTATTGCCGGATGGACTCGATACCAGGGGAATGTCTTTTCCGCGCCGGTGCCGTTCGAAGTGGCACAGGTCATTATCGCGGACCAGCCGCTCACTCGCGCGCATTGGCCATCGCGCGCGCAGACATGGGCAAAGGCCAGCGCCTCCGATGCAGGAAGCCTCACTTATGCAATGCCGAATTCGGACCTGGTCGGCGCCACGCTCGTCTTCAAGCCGTATGAGTGGGCCGTGGAGGCACGAAAGATAACGGCATATTCCGCTTCCGGAATGACGTTGACGTCCACCGGTGACATCAACTTCGATGGATACACGCTCAATGGCGCGGTAGACTTTTATGTCGAAGGCAAACTATGGATGCTGGACGAACCGGGCGAGTGGGCGCTCAGTAACGGACGCCTGTATGTCTGGGCACCCGATGGCCAGTCTCCGGAAGGCCGGGTCTGGGTATCGCCGAACAAAGACGGAATTGATGCGACGAATGCCAAAAACATCACGCTTGAAAATCTCAGCATCTACGGTGCTGCCAATGGGATCAATGCGCTCGGTGCAAGCAACCTGAGCGTAAACAAAACGCACATCATCCACTCTTCCGCGAATGGCATTCTCAATTCCGGCGGCACGCATCTTTCGGTTGACGCAACCACAATTCGCAATTCACGCCATGATGCGATCGCGGTGAAATGGGGCGGCGGAAATGAAGTGATTAGGAATTCGACCATCGATGCATCGGGCACGATCGGCATGCCGACCAATGCGCATGCGGCGATCAACCTCACTGCCGGTCGCGGTGCGCTCGTGCAAAACAATCAGGTGACCAATTCCGGATACATCGGCATTCGCGTATTCCGCGATGCAAAGGTAAACAGCAACACCGTCGACGGCGCCTGCCAGGTGCTGACCGACTGCGGCGGCATATTCACATCGGCGCCGGACCGAGCCGCGCTCAATACCAGCATTGCCAACAACGTCATCCGTAACGTCGGTAAAGCCCAGAGGCTGGCATGGGCAATTTATCTGGGCGACTATGCAAACGGCACGTCGGTGACCGGGAATACCGTCTCCGACAGCGGAAACGGGATGGAAATCTTGAATGGTTACAACAATCTGATCGACGGCAACAATTTCTCGTCCAGCACGCAATCGCATATACAGATTGTGGAAGCAGGCACTACGGCGACCGTACGCGACAACATCTTCTCCAATAATCGATTCACCATGACCGGTAGCCAGGAGGCATACCGCATCAGCAGCGATCTCGGTGTGAATGCCGTGGCACGGTTTGCAAGCTACGCATCGAACACCTACCAGAGCTCGTCGTCCATCTTTGCGAACTATAACGGCGAGGCGCTTAACTACGCGCAGTGGAAACAACGCACGGGACAGGACGGCAGTTCGACGTTCGGTACGCCTTAG
- a CDS encoding diguanylate cyclase domain-containing protein — MPNFVDLLLDAVFLVDVHGRIVYVSAACERILGYTPEEMIGKTMIDFISPEDRARTREEASHVMAGHPRIGFENRYIRKDGSLANIMWSARWSEVDQLRVGVARDITERKRADAQQAAIYAISEAAHSALDLTALFREIHQIIAQLIPADGFAVGMCDEDSDLLGFPYQLGGHGDGSLIPEGIVLRICAEVIRGRKSMVIRREPSASIAGAEVSPSIDASWLAVPLFSQKATMGALIMKSTPGTSYTEKDKELLEFVSKQAAAAIERKQLHAELVKIAQFDELTGLPNRRILHDRMKIALARSRREEGRTAVLYIDLDDFKQVNDTLGHAAGDLLLQEVARRLKQCVREEDTVARLSGDEFVVLIERIHQSEDAFTAAHKIRTVVHESVTIDGKSLRMMPSVGIAFYPDHGDHAEQLMKHADQAMYLAKKQGKVSAAN, encoded by the coding sequence ATGCCAAACTTTGTAGATCTCTTGCTCGACGCGGTATTCCTGGTGGATGTTCACGGGCGCATTGTGTACGTCAGTGCGGCCTGCGAGCGCATCCTGGGTTATACGCCGGAAGAGATGATTGGCAAGACAATGATCGATTTCATCTCGCCCGAAGATCGCGCAAGGACCCGCGAAGAGGCAAGCCATGTGATGGCAGGACATCCGAGGATAGGCTTCGAGAACCGCTATATTCGCAAAGATGGCAGTCTCGCCAATATCATGTGGTCCGCGCGCTGGTCTGAAGTTGACCAATTGCGCGTTGGCGTTGCGCGCGACATCACGGAACGAAAACGCGCAGACGCACAGCAAGCGGCAATATATGCAATCTCTGAAGCTGCGCACTCTGCTCTTGATCTGACTGCCTTGTTCCGGGAAATTCATCAAATCATAGCGCAGCTGATCCCAGCGGACGGTTTTGCCGTTGGGATGTGCGATGAAGACAGCGATCTGCTCGGTTTTCCGTACCAGCTTGGCGGCCATGGCGACGGATCCCTCATACCCGAAGGTATCGTATTGCGGATCTGTGCTGAAGTTATCCGTGGCAGAAAATCGATGGTGATACGGCGCGAGCCATCGGCTTCGATCGCCGGTGCTGAGGTATCTCCGAGTATCGATGCATCCTGGCTGGCCGTACCGCTTTTCTCGCAAAAAGCCACAATGGGTGCGCTGATTATGAAAAGCACCCCAGGAACGTCTTATACCGAGAAAGACAAGGAATTGCTGGAGTTCGTTTCCAAGCAGGCGGCTGCGGCCATCGAGCGCAAGCAGCTACATGCGGAGTTGGTGAAGATAGCGCAGTTCGACGAACTGACCGGTTTGCCCAACCGGCGCATACTGCATGACCGGATGAAGATCGCGCTTGCTCGATCCCGCCGGGAAGAGGGCCGGACGGCCGTGCTCTATATCGATCTCGACGATTTCAAGCAAGTCAATGACACGCTCGGACATGCGGCCGGCGATCTGTTGCTGCAGGAGGTTGCGCGGCGATTGAAGCAATGCGTGCGCGAGGAAGATACGGTCGCGCGCCTGAGTGGAGACGAATTTGTGGTACTAATCGAGCGCATTCACCAATCCGAAGACGCCTTCACCGCCGCGCACAAGATCCGCACCGTGGTCCATGAATCGGTAACGATAGATGGCAAATCGCTGCGCATGATGCCGAGTGTAGGAATCGCGTTCTACCCCGATCATGGCGATCACGCGGAACAACTCATGAAGCATGCCGACCAGGCCATGTACCTTGCGAAGAAACAAGGTAAAGTTTCCGCAGCGAATTGA
- a CDS encoding DUF7684 family protein has product MQNKSVKYLHLRSGDSLPTMSEISPFKAIVIIEEDVSEFWQWDVSRWLVSSGCRYMLAWGTECTSWDESVDEAGLEAFDYEDIPEDQRVMTTSHDDEELSEAFWFAKHRAHHPAQELRDTIILHIAEQARQQELIEMYEDS; this is encoded by the coding sequence ATGCAAAACAAGTCTGTCAAATACTTGCATCTGAGGTCGGGCGATTCTCTGCCGACCATGAGCGAAATCTCTCCTTTCAAGGCCATCGTCATCATCGAGGAGGACGTGTCTGAATTCTGGCAATGGGATGTCAGTCGTTGGCTTGTCTCTTCCGGTTGCCGATACATGCTCGCCTGGGGAACGGAATGCACTTCCTGGGACGAATCCGTCGACGAGGCCGGTCTGGAAGCATTCGACTATGAGGACATTCCAGAAGACCAACGCGTGATGACCACATCGCACGACGACGAAGAATTGAGCGAGGCATTCTGGTTTGCGAAGCACCGCGCGCATCATCCTGCGCAAGAGCTGCGGGATACGATTATCCTGCATATCGCTGAACAGGCACGGCAACAAGAACTGATTGAGATGTATGAGGATTCATGA